In Campylobacter vulpis, a genomic segment contains:
- a CDS encoding ABC transporter ATP-binding protein, which yields MLEVRHLAKNYLLKRHWYLKKEQKELFKNVNFSLKLGENLLLCGESGVGKSTLARVLCGLEKPSFGEVLYEGKSVHLGKNLHFKKAVQYVFQDQKLALNPYRKIKSLVDDVWENFSLKKDEEFLQELLKNLSLREEIFKLKSTQLSGGEASRIGLLRALLCSPKILILDELTSALDILNSVKIIEFLKEYQEKNAISYIFITHQEEFFKKFDYKKYLL from the coding sequence ATGCTTGAAGTGCGTCATTTAGCTAAAAATTATCTTTTAAAACGCCATTGGTATCTTAAAAAAGAGCAAAAAGAGCTTTTTAAAAATGTTAATTTTTCTTTAAAATTGGGAGAAAATTTATTATTGTGCGGTGAGAGTGGAGTGGGAAAAAGCACTCTAGCTAGGGTGCTTTGTGGATTGGAAAAACCAAGCTTTGGAGAGGTTTTATATGAGGGAAAAAGTGTGCATTTGGGCAAAAATTTGCATTTTAAAAAAGCCGTGCAATATGTCTTTCAAGACCAAAAATTAGCCCTTAATCCTTATAGAAAAATCAAAAGTCTTGTTGATGATGTGTGGGAGAATTTTTCTTTAAAAAAAGATGAAGAATTTTTACAAGAACTTTTGAAAAATTTAAGTTTAAGGGAGGAAATTTTTAAACTTAAATCGACACAATTAAGTGGCGGAGAGGCTAGTAGAATAGGGCTTTTAAGGGCTTTGCTTTGTTCTCCTAAAATTCTCATTTTAGATGAGCTAACAAGTGCTTTAGATATCTTAAATAGCGTTAAAATTATCGAATTTTTAAAAGAATATCAAGAGAAAAACGCTATCTCTTATATTTTCATCACACATCAAGAAGAATTTTTTAAGAAATTTGACTACAAAAAATATCTTCTTTAA
- a CDS encoding ATP-binding cassette domain-containing protein, whose protein sequence is MVLRNLNLSYENTKLLKDISLNLQGGKHLAIIGESGSGKSLFARALIALFSQNYHLNAEEFLINEKNPTKLKNKALQEFRSEVALIFQDAQNSFYPYLNLGDIFHIVLKTHTNLNAKERKNKAFECMQTLGLKDLELLWHSFAYQLSTGMARRIQLALALSSSPKYLICDEITTSLDKQNEEKMIVLLKELKKNLSLILITHDFRLLSLCDEVLFFEKGKAKQFKAQEFLNSQNAWLKAYREIYA, encoded by the coding sequence ATTGTTTTGAGGAATTTGAATTTAAGCTACGAAAATACAAAGCTTTTAAAGGATATCTCTTTGAATTTGCAAGGAGGAAAGCATTTGGCGATTATAGGGGAAAGTGGAAGTGGAAAAAGCCTATTTGCTAGGGCTTTGATAGCTTTATTTTCTCAAAATTATCATCTAAATGCTGAGGAATTTTTGATTAATGAAAAAAACCCTACTAAACTTAAAAATAAAGCCTTGCAAGAGTTTAGAAGTGAAGTTGCCTTAATTTTTCAGGACGCACAAAATAGTTTTTATCCTTATCTAAATTTGGGCGATATTTTTCATATCGTTTTAAAAACGCATACAAATTTAAACGCAAAAGAGCGTAAAAATAAAGCTTTTGAATGTATGCAAACGCTCGGTTTAAAAGACTTAGAGCTTTTGTGGCACTCTTTTGCGTATCAACTAAGCACAGGTATGGCAAGACGCATACAATTAGCCCTAGCTCTTTCAAGCTCTCCAAAATACTTAATTTGCGATGAGATTACCACTTCATTAGATAAGCAAAATGAAGAAAAGATGATAGTGCTTTTAAAAGAATTGAAAAAAAATTTAAGCCTTATTCTTATCACACACGACTTCAGATTGCTTTCTTTATGTGATGAGGTGCTATTTTTTGAAAAAGGTAAAGCAAAGCAGTTTAAGGCACAAGAATTTTTAAATTCGCAAAATGCGTGGCTTAAAGCTTATAGGGAAATTTATGCTTGA
- a CDS encoding ABC transporter permease, which produces MKILYLLSPLFLTLFLAFFAPLFSSYDPNFGDVTKLLFAPNLEHILGTDMLGRDLFTRILYALKTSFFIGLLSSFLTLVLALLYVFVARLFFYTFFMRLLDMFLALPFLLLMMFFSGFIEGNNLSMILMIALTHWSFVAKLFASELKRLENLEFYQAALVLGSTKIKAFFRDLLPPCFSLLAVLFVLNIVHAISTEATLSFFGLGLGFEIASLGNILNEASKAVFIGAWWLVLYPLLALLILILPLLALSGYLRKCWGVSL; this is translated from the coding sequence TTGAAAATTTTGTATCTTTTAAGCCCCTTATTTTTAACACTTTTTCTGGCTTTTTTTGCACCCTTATTTAGCTCTTATGATCCAAATTTTGGCGATGTTACCAAACTTCTTTTTGCTCCAAATTTAGAGCACATTTTAGGCACAGATATGTTGGGTAGAGATTTATTTACACGCATACTTTACGCCCTTAAAACCTCTTTTTTTATAGGCTTATTAAGCTCTTTTTTGACCTTAGTTTTGGCACTTCTTTATGTCTTTGTGGCAAGATTATTTTTTTATACCTTTTTTATGCGTTTGCTTGATATGTTTTTGGCTCTGCCTTTTTTGCTTTTGATGATGTTTTTTTCAGGTTTTATAGAAGGAAATAATTTGAGTATGATTTTAATGATAGCTTTGACACATTGGAGTTTTGTGGCGAAACTTTTTGCGAGTGAATTAAAAAGGCTTGAAAATTTGGAATTCTATCAAGCAGCTTTAGTGCTTGGAAGCACGAAAATTAAAGCGTTTTTTAGGGATTTATTACCCCCTTGTTTTTCACTTTTAGCCGTGCTTTTTGTGCTTAATATTGTGCATGCTATTAGCACAGAGGCAACTTTGAGTTTTTTTGGACTAGGGCTTGGTTTTGAAATTGCTAGTTTAGGAAATATTTTAAACGAAGCTTCAAAGGCTGTTTTTATAGGAGCTTGGTGGCTTGTTCTTTATCCGCTTTTGGCTTTACTTATTCTTATTTTACCGCTTTTGGCTTTAAGTGGGTATTTAAGAAAATGTTGGGGTGTGAGCTTATGA
- a CDS encoding ABC transporter permease, whose protein sequence is MFKRLIFVIFIAFFSTFLCFSMLHFSKGSIAYAKGTNAVSLEAKGRLEKSFGLDEPLLKQYGSWLFKALRGDFGVSLIYGEEIFSLLNERFFNTLILSFVALLILFFSSLWLGILCLLYPNSFLEKLIYILSMSFFALPSFALSLVFILFFAVFLQILPSSGTADIGFEDDILSRIKHLVLPVCVLVMSHLAVFTQVAKTSLFESYEKPFILSAYARGLSQIRIVLHFTLKHALSPVISYFGACALSFMMSAYVVESVFAYGGLGNLMIESIIFKDYPVVLALVFISVLLAGFFTFLSDLICLFLNPRLKGIN, encoded by the coding sequence GTGTTTAAACGCCTCATTTTTGTGATATTTATCGCCTTTTTTAGCACTTTTTTATGCTTTAGTATGCTGCATTTTAGCAAGGGCAGCATAGCTTATGCAAAAGGCACAAATGCCGTAAGTTTAGAGGCGAAAGGGAGGCTTGAAAAAAGCTTTGGTTTAGATGAGCCTTTGTTGAAGCAATATGGCTCTTGGCTTTTTAAGGCTTTAAGAGGGGATTTTGGTGTGTCTTTAATTTACGGCGAGGAGATTTTTTCTTTGCTTAATGAGCGTTTTTTCAATACTCTTATTTTGAGTTTTGTTGCCCTTTTGATTTTATTCTTTTCTTCTTTGTGGCTTGGAATTTTGTGTTTGCTTTATCCAAATTCATTTTTAGAAAAGTTGATTTATATCCTTAGTATGAGTTTTTTTGCTTTACCTTCTTTTGCTTTATCTTTGGTTTTTATTTTATTTTTTGCGGTATTTTTGCAAATTTTACCAAGCTCAGGCACTGCAGATATAGGCTTTGAAGATGATATTTTAAGTCGAATTAAGCATTTAGTTTTACCCGTTTGTGTTTTAGTAATGTCTCATTTAGCCGTTTTTACACAAGTAGCGAAAACTTCGCTTTTTGAAAGTTACGAAAAGCCCTTTATTTTGAGTGCTTATGCTAGAGGACTTAGTCAAATAAGAATTGTTTTACACTTTACACTTAAACACGCCTTAAGTCCTGTGATTTCATATTTTGGAGCTTGTGCATTGAGCTTTATGATGAGTGCTTATGTAGTAGAGAGTGTTTTTGCTTATGGAGGGCTTGGGAATTTGATGATTGAAAGCATTATTTTTAAGGATTATCCTGTGGTTTTGGCTTTGGTTTTCATAAGCGTTTTGTTGGCAGGTTTTTTTACTTTTTTATCAGATTTAATTTGCTTATTTCTTAATCCTCGCTTAAAGGGTATAAATTGA
- a CDS encoding ABC transporter substrate-binding protein gives MKIIALILCFIYALWASPKDTLIVAVENEAVKINPAYSEDHDAVIALIFSGLIRFDENMKVQPDLAKSWSISKDGLVYEFELRDDVLWHDGIKFSAKDVKFSLEAFKNPKNNTEIYVNFKDIKSIELLGAYKIKITLSQPFVGFLDSLSAGMLPSHLLENENLNTSKFNQNPVGTGAFKFEKWKKGEYVSLVANENFHLEKVKSKRLILRHINDANVVAAELKNGKIDAALIDSSLLKSFEKDKKFKILREKSADYRALMFNLENEFLKDKNVRLALNYAINKQAIVDNILHGYGFIASHPLENSWAAPKEVKSYAYDVKKTDELLQKAGFKKNEKGLYAKNGKILSFDIYTMSNDPLRVSLAGILQSEFKKVGIEVKVVAKPAGSFDYSKVDSFLIGWGSPYDPDFHTYRVFESSQDANKSPSGWNFGHYNDKNADEALEKARNSLDVNERKKHYAEFIDALYENPPFIFLSYLDFALVYDANLKGIKPRILGHHGVGFTWNIYEWSKN, from the coding sequence ATGAAAATTATTGCGTTAATCTTATGCTTTATTTATGCCTTATGGGCAAGTCCAAAAGATACGCTTATCGTAGCTGTGGAAAATGAGGCGGTGAAAATCAACCCCGCTTATAGTGAAGACCACGATGCTGTGATAGCTTTGATTTTTTCGGGTTTAATTCGCTTTGATGAAAATATGAAAGTCCAGCCTGATTTGGCAAAATCTTGGAGCATTAGTAAGGACGGCTTGGTATATGAGTTTGAGCTTAGAGATGATGTTTTGTGGCACGATGGGATTAAATTTAGTGCTAAAGATGTCAAATTTAGCCTTGAAGCCTTTAAAAATCCTAAGAATAATACCGAAATTTATGTCAATTTTAAGGATATCAAAAGTATAGAGCTTTTGGGAGCTTATAAAATTAAAATCACACTTTCTCAACCTTTTGTCGGCTTTTTGGACTCTTTAAGTGCGGGTATGCTTCCCTCTCATTTGCTTGAAAATGAAAATTTAAATACAAGTAAATTTAATCAAAATCCAGTCGGCACAGGTGCTTTTAAGTTTGAAAAATGGAAAAAAGGCGAATATGTTAGTTTGGTCGCAAATGAAAATTTTCATTTAGAAAAAGTGAAGAGTAAAAGGTTAATTTTAAGGCATATTAACGATGCAAATGTTGTGGCTGCGGAGCTTAAAAATGGTAAAATTGATGCGGCTTTGATTGACTCTTCTTTATTAAAAAGCTTTGAGAAAGATAAAAAATTTAAGATTTTAAGAGAGAAATCGGCTGATTATAGGGCTTTGATGTTTAATTTAGAAAATGAATTTTTAAAAGATAAAAATGTCCGCCTAGCTCTTAATTATGCGATTAATAAACAAGCCATTGTTGATAATATCTTACACGGATACGGCTTCATCGCCTCACATCCTTTAGAGAATTCTTGGGCAGCACCTAAGGAAGTTAAAAGTTATGCTTATGATGTGAAAAAAACTGATGAGCTCTTGCAAAAAGCAGGTTTTAAGAAAAATGAAAAAGGCTTGTATGCAAAAAATGGCAAAATTTTAAGTTTTGACATTTATACGATGAGTAATGACCCCTTACGCGTGAGTTTGGCTGGAATTTTGCAAAGTGAGTTTAAGAAAGTTGGGATAGAAGTTAAGGTGGTAGCTAAACCTGCTGGAAGCTTTGATTATTCTAAGGTTGATAGTTTTTTAATAGGCTGGGGAAGTCCGTATGACCCTGACTTTCATACTTATAGAGTGTTTGAAAGCTCGCAAGATGCAAATAAAAGTCCTTCAGGCTGGAATTTTGGGCATTATAATGACAAAAATGCCGATGAAGCTCTAGAAAAAGCAAGAAATTCTCTAGATGTAAATGAAAGAAAGAAGCATTATGCCGAATTTATTGATGCACTTTATGAAAATCCTCCCTTTATTTTTCTTAGCTATTTAGATTTTGCTTTGGTTTATGATGCGAATTTAAAGGGGATTAAGCCTAGAATTTTAGGACATCACGGAGTGGGCTTTACTTGGAATATTTATGAATGGAGTAAAAATTAG
- the dba gene encoding disulfide bond formation protein Dba, giving the protein MEFLELLLVLIALILILAKPEKEKLAFGLVMVSWAIMIFYYVGHKSSAFLTTINL; this is encoded by the coding sequence ATGGAGTTTTTAGAACTTTTACTCGTTTTAATTGCCCTTATTTTGATTCTAGCAAAACCAGAAAAAGAGAAACTTGCTTTTGGTTTAGTGATGGTATCTTGGGCTATTATGATTTTTTATTATGTTGGGCACAAGTCCAGTGCATTTTTAACAACTATAAATTTATAA
- the dsbI gene encoding disulfide bond formation protein DsbI — protein sequence MCELGKTKNFYTLMCLAGFLIILLPVGIANLIFGYVLKDSPCTLCWGQREAMIFIGVIALFIVRYGLKGKYLAALLIMTAFGLYQSFAHFGNHAHRDLDQGFGLAVFGIHTYFWAEVVFWAVVLILGVIFAFAPKFSAFETEMAEEKFRQWTKFSFMAVLISTFIVASNVFQAFVSTGVPPYVGQGDPVRFTLNPKYIIWSDKGWSGLWQNISFLGKRDVKAPDYAFAPASEKLGVVFDNDSQNAPFAKIDENLNIVSEQNVSFDKPINTLDFINGEFVASSKFDVAFMDENFNIKSAFELDPYFSATIDPIIGIIPYMQDKFLLMGSNKSFLRFAKNENANEVLQYADFIKGADKFEGQGKDLGRGRLDTVRAKFHHVASMTNDANYLYLATVPNNKNAKDFIISKVSLKDRVLSGEFSPKAVLKEGKTLGDLYVSSMAFKDGKIYALSKNHNVIAVIDVAKEEVVKTIAYPSEIKNARSLFFKDNKIYILSYQDGSNKLYTLK from the coding sequence ATGTGCGAATTAGGTAAAACAAAAAATTTCTACACTCTAATGTGTTTAGCAGGCTTTTTAATCATACTTTTGCCTGTGGGAATTGCAAATTTAATTTTTGGCTATGTTTTAAAGGATAGTCCTTGCACACTTTGCTGGGGACAAAGAGAGGCGATGATTTTCATCGGCGTTATTGCTCTTTTTATCGTGCGTTATGGACTTAAGGGTAAGTATTTAGCCGCACTTTTGATTATGACAGCTTTTGGACTTTATCAATCTTTTGCCCATTTTGGTAATCACGCTCACAGAGACTTAGATCAAGGCTTTGGCTTGGCTGTGTTTGGAATTCATACTTATTTTTGGGCTGAAGTTGTCTTTTGGGCTGTGGTGCTTATTTTGGGCGTGATTTTTGCTTTTGCACCGAAATTTAGTGCATTTGAGACAGAAATGGCAGAGGAAAAATTTAGACAATGGACTAAATTTAGCTTTATGGCTGTTTTAATCAGCACTTTCATCGTAGCTTCAAATGTTTTTCAAGCTTTTGTTAGCACGGGTGTGCCTCCTTATGTTGGGCAAGGAGACCCTGTAAGATTTACTCTTAATCCAAAATACATCATTTGGAGTGATAAAGGCTGGAGTGGCTTATGGCAAAATATCTCTTTCTTAGGAAAACGCGATGTTAAAGCACCTGATTATGCCTTCGCCCCTGCAAGCGAAAAACTAGGCGTTGTTTTTGATAATGACAGCCAAAATGCTCCTTTTGCAAAAATTGATGAAAATTTAAACATTGTAAGTGAGCAAAATGTTAGCTTTGATAAGCCTATCAATACTCTTGATTTTATAAACGGCGAATTTGTAGCAAGTTCTAAATTTGATGTTGCATTTATGGACGAAAATTTCAATATAAAAAGTGCTTTTGAACTTGATCCTTATTTTTCAGCAACCATTGATCCTATTATAGGCATTATCCCTTATATGCAAGACAAATTCTTACTTATGGGTTCAAATAAATCTTTCTTAAGATTTGCTAAAAATGAAAATGCCAATGAAGTTTTACAATATGCAGATTTTATTAAAGGAGCGGATAAATTTGAGGGACAAGGCAAAGATTTAGGTCGCGGCAGACTTGATACAGTGCGTGCGAAATTTCATCATGTTGCTAGTATGACAAATGATGCAAATTATCTTTATTTAGCCACAGTGCCAAATAACAAAAACGCAAAAGACTTCATCATCTCCAAAGTTTCTCTAAAAGATAGAGTTCTTTCAGGCGAATTTAGTCCAAAAGCAGTGCTTAAAGAGGGTAAAACTTTGGGTGATTTATATGTAAGCTCTATGGCGTTTAAAGATGGTAAAATTTACGCTTTAAGTAAAAATCATAATGTTATAGCCGTTATTGATGTTGCAAAAGAAGAAGTTGTAAAAACCATCGCTTATCCAAGTGAGATTAAAAACGCAAGAAGCCTATTCTTTAAAGATAATAAAATTTACATCTTATCTTACCAAGACGGCTCAAACAAACTCTACACTCTCAAATAA
- a CDS encoding replication-associated recombination protein A — MSLALNFRPNNLDEILGQYELVEVFKKFISMQKLPHSIFFGVAGSGKTSFARAVAKEFGLDFYEFDGGNFKLEELRKILENYKNSLYKPLIFIDEIHRLSKTQQEMLLVPMENYRLILIGASTENPYFVLSQGIRSRSMLFEFKALGAKELEILLKKTQESLNFTLDEGAKDFLLKSGDARTMLNLIEFVLVLDQTHISLENLKKLKHTTNSEGVSSKDTHYLLASALIKSLRGSDTDAALYYLARLIDGGESADFIARRLVIFASEDVGNADSKALILATSTLQAVKNIGYPEARIILAQCVIYLASAMKSNSSYKAINEALHFVRNNPPLPIPAYLNNNTPQSKDYLYPHDFGGYVEQKYLSQALKFYYSKGIGEEKRLLENLQKLKSN; from the coding sequence ATGAGCCTAGCATTAAATTTCCGTCCCAACAATTTAGATGAAATTTTAGGACAATATGAACTTGTAGAAGTTTTTAAAAAATTCATTTCTATGCAAAAACTTCCCCATAGCATCTTTTTTGGCGTGGCTGGCTCTGGTAAAACAAGCTTTGCTAGGGCAGTGGCTAAGGAATTTGGCTTAGATTTTTATGAATTTGATGGAGGGAATTTTAAGCTTGAAGAATTAAGAAAAATCCTAGAAAATTACAAAAATAGCCTCTATAAACCCCTTATTTTCATCGATGAAATTCACCGACTTAGCAAAACCCAACAAGAAATGCTTTTGGTCCCTATGGAAAATTATCGTCTCATTTTAATCGGTGCAAGCACAGAAAATCCTTATTTTGTGCTAAGTCAAGGCATAAGAAGTCGCAGTATGCTTTTTGAATTTAAAGCCCTTGGTGCAAAAGAATTAGAAATTTTACTCAAAAAGACGCAAGAAAGCCTTAATTTCACGCTCGATGAGGGGGCTAAAGACTTTTTGCTTAAAAGTGGTGATGCTAGGACAATGCTTAATTTAATCGAATTTGTGCTTGTTTTAGACCAAACTCACATTAGCCTTGAAAATCTCAAAAAACTTAAACATACCACAAATAGCGAAGGAGTAAGCTCTAAGGATACACATTATCTTTTAGCAAGTGCTTTAATAAAAAGCCTTAGGGGCAGTGATACTGATGCGGCACTTTACTACCTTGCAAGGCTTATTGACGGAGGAGAGAGCGCGGACTTTATCGCGAGGCGTTTAGTGATATTTGCCAGTGAAGATGTAGGAAATGCCGATAGTAAGGCTCTTATCTTAGCGACTTCTACCCTACAAGCAGTCAAAAATATAGGCTATCCAGAGGCAAGAATTATTTTAGCACAATGCGTCATTTATCTAGCTAGTGCTATGAAGTCAAATTCCAGCTACAAAGCCATTAATGAGGCATTGCATTTTGTAAGAAATAATCCACCCCTACCAATCCCAGCTTACTTAAACAATAACACCCCACAAAGTAAGGATTATCTTTATCCGCACGACTTTGGAGGCTATGTAGAGCAAAAATACCTCAGTCAAGCCTTAAAATTTTATTATTCTAAAGGCATAGGCGAAGAGAAAAGACTTTTGGAAAATTTACAAAAATTAAAGTCTAACTAG
- a CDS encoding Mrp/NBP35 family ATP-binding protein — protein MIEKIKERLAKVKYPNFEKDIMSYGFVKKIKADEEKAYIKLEIVAANPSIADTLKRDINEALKDLNLKTLNVEILQPQIEEEKSNSKSGKNVTPQVKNFVMVSSGKGGVGKSTTALNLAISMAKMGLKVGIVDADIYGPNIPRMLGEVGTQPEVVGAKLKPILTHGIYMMSMGVLIEEGQGLMWRGAMIMKAVEQLLSDVLWPELDVLFLDMPPGTGDAQITSAQSIPINAGVCVSTPQVVSLDDSKRALDMFKKLHIPIAGVIENMSGFLCPDNGKEYEIFGKGNAKAMADLYECELLAQIPLEMLVREGGDEGKPVSFYQSESVSAKRYAEAAQKLWDFIQKNGSSDNAAIQPVMNGKSACSS, from the coding sequence ATGATAGAAAAGATTAAGGAAAGACTAGCTAAGGTTAAATATCCTAATTTCGAAAAGGATATTATGAGTTATGGTTTTGTGAAAAAAATTAAGGCAGATGAGGAAAAAGCCTACATCAAACTTGAGATAGTTGCGGCAAATCCTAGCATAGCAGACACTTTGAAAAGAGATATTAATGAAGCTTTGAAAGATTTAAATTTAAAAACACTCAATGTAGAAATTTTACAACCTCAAATCGAAGAGGAAAAAAGCAATTCTAAAAGCGGGAAAAATGTCACCCCACAAGTGAAAAATTTCGTAATGGTTTCGAGTGGAAAAGGTGGCGTGGGTAAAAGCACGACTGCTTTAAATTTAGCTATTTCGATGGCAAAAATGGGCTTGAAAGTAGGGATAGTTGATGCGGATATTTACGGACCTAATATCCCTAGAATGCTAGGAGAAGTCGGCACTCAGCCTGAAGTCGTGGGAGCAAAGCTTAAGCCCATTTTAACGCACGGAATTTATATGATGAGTATGGGCGTTTTGATTGAAGAAGGACAAGGGCTTATGTGGCGTGGAGCGATGATAATGAAGGCAGTAGAGCAGCTTTTAAGCGATGTGTTGTGGCCTGAGCTTGATGTGTTATTTTTGGATATGCCTCCTGGAACTGGCGATGCGCAAATTACCTCCGCACAAAGCATTCCTATTAATGCTGGTGTGTGCGTTTCTACCCCTCAAGTTGTCTCTTTAGATGATAGCAAAAGAGCTTTAGATATGTTTAAAAAACTTCATATTCCCATAGCTGGGGTGATTGAAAATATGAGTGGCTTTTTATGTCCTGATAATGGCAAAGAATATGAAATTTTTGGCAAGGGTAATGCTAAAGCAATGGCAGATTTGTATGAGTGTGAGCTTTTAGCACAAATTCCTCTTGAGATGCTTGTAAGAGAGGGTGGCGATGAGGGTAAGCCTGTGAGCTTTTATCAAAGTGAAAGTGTGAGTGCGAAGCGTTATGCAGAGGCAGCACAGAAACTTTGGGACTTCATACAAAAAAATGGTAGCAGTGATAATGCAGCGATTCAGCCTGTGATGAATGGCAAAAGTGCTTGTTCTAGTTAG
- a CDS encoding bifunctional 2-C-methyl-D-erythritol 4-phosphate cytidylyltransferase/2-C-methyl-D-erythritol 2,4-cyclodiphosphate synthase, translating to MSNISLIMLAAGDSTRFDLGVKKQFIRLGDDPLWLFATKNLSSFCPFKKIIITSSNISYMKKFAKNYEFVQGGVSRMQSLKNALELVDSEFVMVSDVARVLVSKNLFNRLLENIHNADCITPALKVCDTALYENEQSLQREKIKLIQTPQLSRTKLLKKALQTGQEFTDDSTAIAAVGGKIWFVSGEENARKITFKEDLKKLDLPAPSKDIFTGNGFDVHEFGEKRALILGGVKIHDTMGLKAHSDGDVLAHALSDALLGASSLGDIGELFPDTDLKYKNADSMKLLAQIYTQVKQYGFELINIDITILAQKPKIGIFKQKIAKNIAKILDLDEFRVNIKATTTEKLGFIGRSEGIAVQASVNLKYFDWTK from the coding sequence GTGTCAAATATCAGCTTAATTATGCTTGCGGCTGGGGATTCTACACGCTTTGATTTGGGCGTAAAAAAACAATTTATTCGTCTAGGTGATGACCCCCTTTGGCTTTTTGCGACAAAAAATTTAAGCTCTTTTTGTCCTTTTAAAAAAATAATTATTACCTCTAGTAACATTTCCTATATGAAAAAATTTGCCAAAAATTACGAATTTGTGCAAGGCGGAGTAAGCAGAATGCAGTCTTTGAAAAATGCTCTTGAATTAGTCGATAGCGAATTTGTAATGGTAAGTGATGTGGCAAGAGTTTTAGTCTCAAAGAATTTATTCAACCGCCTTTTAGAAAATATCCACAACGCAGACTGCATCACCCCAGCTTTAAAGGTTTGTGATACTGCACTTTATGAAAATGAACAAAGTTTGCAAAGAGAAAAAATCAAACTCATACAAACCCCGCAACTCTCCCGCACCAAGCTACTTAAAAAAGCTCTTCAAACGGGGCAAGAATTTACAGATGATAGCACAGCTATCGCGGCTGTGGGAGGTAAAATTTGGTTTGTAAGTGGTGAAGAAAATGCACGTAAAATTACCTTTAAAGAAGATCTTAAAAAACTTGATTTACCAGCACCTAGTAAGGATATTTTTACAGGAAATGGCTTTGATGTGCATGAATTTGGAGAAAAACGAGCCTTAATTTTAGGAGGGGTTAAAATCCACGACACGATGGGACTAAAAGCCCATAGCGATGGTGATGTTTTAGCACACGCTCTTAGCGATGCACTTTTGGGTGCGTCTTCGCTTGGAGATATAGGAGAGCTTTTTCCAGATACGGATTTAAAATATAAAAATGCCGATTCTATGAAGCTTTTAGCTCAAATTTATACACAAGTAAAGCAATATGGCTTTGAACTTATCAATATTGACATCACAATCCTAGCACAAAAGCCTAAAATCGGTATTTTTAAACAGAAAATAGCCAAAAATATCGCCAAAATTTTAGACCTTGATGAATTTAGAGTTAATATTAAAGCTACCACCACAGAAAAACTGGGATTTATAGGAAGAAGCGAGGGTATAGCTGTGCAAGCAAGTGTAAATTTAAAATATTTTGACTGGACAAAATGA